The Equus caballus isolate H_3958 breed thoroughbred chromosome 28, TB-T2T, whole genome shotgun sequence region GCACCCTGCCTGGGCCTCCGGAAGCCCAAACAGCTGATCTGAGATGGAAATGAGGCCCGTCCAGCCGCACCTGGCCGGGCGGAAAGGGAGGCCTGGCAGCACGCACGCCATGCCAAGCCCTCCCAGGGCAGTCCTTGGCACCAGCACCCTCGCCTGTGATTGCCCTCCTCCTGGTTCCTGGCCTCACTAGACGGGTGGAAAGTGCCAGTTTCTCCCCTCATCAAAGGCTGTTGCAGCCACCCAGAGCCCATTTCCACCCGACGCGGAGAGCCCCAGCTGCCTGTCTCTTGGCCTTCAGCCTTCGTGCTGATGCTGAGCTCTTGGCGTTGCAGCTGcaggctctgtgccagaaacCCTCCGTGGGAAGCTGGGGAGGGCTGCAGGTGTGGGCCCCAGGAAGCCCATGCAGCCTTGTCGGCTGTTTGTGGCCTTTAAAATCCCTGCCATCCCCAAgtcattcatgcatgcatgtaaacattcattcattcaacagaacTTTGAGTGTCCAATTTGTGCCAGGCAGGCAGAGTGAACAAAAAGTGAAAGCTACCTGCCCTCTCAGAGTTTACATTCTAGAAAGGAGAGACACACAAACTAAGTAAATTGTGATGAGAGTGTTAGAAGGAGGTGAGCACTAACCAGGGAAGGGAGGAGCCGAAGTTCCAGTGGTTCCTTTTCGTAACTACTGCTGCTGGTGAGCTGTCCTAATTGCACACTGGACCTCCCACAGTCTGGTCTGTtccactgggttttttttttttcctctccgtTGCTTATGGGTTCCGTTAACTGAGCAGGGCAGTGGGGCTGGAGGCACCAGGGTCTCCTCGAGGACACCTCTGTCCTAGCCTTCCTCTCCTCGAACACCCAGTGAGGGCACCAGCTGGTGGCCTGCAGGAAAACCCAGCCCAAATGAGTATGTTCTGGCccacaccatttaaaaaaaatttttttttaattgtagctaACATTTAAGAATGCAGAGATTACATATAAAATCTGGTTTTCTGGCTTCTTGAAATTAAAACATCTTAAAAGACCAGGTCCTCATTCCCTCATGACAACGTGAGCAAGATTTAAGTGGCGTCTCCCACCTTCCGTGGCCCAGGGCCTCCCCACTGGCTCCGGCTGGCATTCAAGTTTGTGACCCTCACCGAGGTCACCAAATGTAAACCCTGCATTCAAAAGAAGCACCTTACCCACTAGCTGGAAACAACCTTCTGCTCGCTTGTTTCTGCCCACAAAGCTGCCAGGGTTAGAACGCCCCTCGGAGTCTTAGCTCACCAGTGGCCGTGTCAGCTGAGCCTGACTGGGGGCTGCGTCCAGAGGCCAGCGCCGGGCCCTCGGTCACTCCCGCACCCCTGTCTCATTTCCAGGGCTCAGAATGCCTCCCATCCATTGCACCTTTTGCTTTGGAAAGATAGGAAACGCTCCTACAGATTCAGTCCTTGCGATCAAATAGGGGTTTCCTTAGTGACAAGTTCAAATCCTAAGAAACCAATTTCCCTGGCGATGTTCATGTCAGTTAACCACGAATCACTTCTTTCCTAAACCCTGTTTTGCAACAGGTTCAGACCAGATTGTTTCTTTAAAGGCTCAGTATTTTTGTCCTTTCTTGTCTAAACATAAAAGTTTTTAAGCATTACATACTTCCTACTTGTTCCCTAAGGATGCACCCAAAGACATCTGGGAACTGCGGCCTTCCAGACCTTGGACCTCTGGCCCTACTGAATGGGAAGCCCCTTATCGTACATCCGAGGACCAGGAAGATGGATCTTGCCCCAGATCACACGCAGGTCACTGAGTCCAGTCTGTGCTGGACTTAGTCTGTAGCTGCCTCTAAGGCAGAGGTCCCCTCCTGGGCAGCTTTAGCATCCCCAGGAGCTGGCCACACCCAGAGCAATTGCATCAGATGTCTGGGGTGAGCCCCAGGCTTCAGTGGTGTTTGATCCCAGTGAGCTGCCAAGGTTGAGACCCAGGGCCCCAGCCGCTGCCCTGGAGGGAGTAACTCCTAGGTGAGTCTGCAGCTCGCGAGAGGCTGCACAGTGCAGGGGCTCAGAGCACAGGCTGCCTGGTTCCGACCTCAGCCCTGGCTCCTAGCTCCCCGACCTTAAGCAAGTTCCTTCTTCttcctgtgcctcaatttccttatctgtaaattgggaataCGAATGATAGCTGTCTCCCAGAGCGTGAGGAGTCACAGTGGCTGgtgcatagtaagtgctcaaaataAATGGTGGCTGGGATGAATGTGTGCCTCTCTTTTGCCGGGGATGTGGCTTCTTCAGGGATTCCTCATGACTAGCCCTTTTCATGAGAGTTTAGGAATTTCCGtaccagaaaaaaatgtaatagcTTCACAGCAAATCAGACCGTCACTTTCCCCTCTCTTTCCCCAGTTCTCACATCGACAGGCAGTGCAACTGAGAGGCTGGCAGGGGTTTTGTATTAGGATTTCCCAGTGGagacactgtgctgggcccaGGCTACAGCTGTTAATGGCAGAGTCCTCCAAGCCGCCCATCGCTTGATGCCTCCAAATTTACCTTTTTCTCtgggtttccatttctctgcatctccctcaccccaggccaAAAAATGGAACGGCTGTTCCTCCTTCCGTTTGGGTTCTTGTGTCTGAAAGAAATTGTAAACACCGCAAAAGATGTTTTAATTTAAGGGAAaccagtttttcttccttttaagatGAAACGTAGTAAAGTTTTAAAGACTTTTTCAAACAGTCCCTAAATTTGGTACTTAAACTAATTATAGCTGcctttttaaaatgtccaaattaaaaatagacatctAAATGAGAACGCAGGACACAGCCCAGAGCCCGTCGCCATGTTCACGGTTTCCTAGCATCTGCCCTCCTCTTACTTAATTTGTACTTCTGGGAGATCAAAGGGAGATGCAGGGAGTcgaggctggggctggaggtcCATCTAGGAGTCTCCTGGCAGCAGATGGTGAACCTGGTTCTGTGTTCTCTAATTAAGAATAGCTGGGAATTGGTCAAAGATGTTCGACTACAGTCATTTCCTCATAGTCtgactcagtggttctcaaagtgtggtcctcggaccagcagcatcagcatcacctggtgTTATGGCCTGAATGGTgtcaccgcccctccccccccaaattcctatgttgaagtcccaacccccagttcctcagaatgtaaccatatttggagatagaaCCTTTAAAGGGGTTCTTAAATTAAATTGGGGCCatgagggtgggccctgatccaatatggctggtgtccttatataaagaggaggaagagacaccaggggcgCATGTGTGCAGAGGCATGATCacgtgaagaggcagcaagaaggCCGACATCcttgcaagccaaggagagagccctCAGAGGAACGCAGCCTGCCCGtacctccagaatggtgagaaaatacaTCTCTGCTGCCCAAGCCCCccagtgtgtggtattttgttatggcagccctagcaaatgaaCATGcatgggaacttgctagaaatgcaaattctcaggccctaaCCCTGaactactgagtcagaaactcgGGGTGGGACCCAGAAAACTGTGTTTTCACAAGCCGTCCAACTGATTTCCCTGCATGCTAAAGGTCGAGAACCACTAATAGGAAGTATCGTTAATACCAGTCGAGAAAAAAATGACGTGGTTAGAAGTACAGGCTGGTCTGctaaatataaacttttttttagtAGGCTCTGGAGGAGTCCCAGTGGGTTCTTTAAATGAGACGGTGTCTGTGAAAGTGTTCTGCAAATGCTGGAACATTCTGTAGACATTAGGTGTAGTGAATCGTAACATTAGTATTCGGTCATTTGAAGAAAGCGACCCTCTGAATACACCAGCATGAGCAAACTGAATCCAAGAATCTCCATCCTTGACTGAAATTTCTGAGTCCCTTAAAATCTTGTACGTTTTCCACCCCAAGCAATAGGCATGCTTCTCCTTTCTGAGAACAAAAGCAAGGAGATTTCATCATATTTCCCCTTTTGTCCTTGCTTCTGGGAAACTCACCACCAAATGAGATTCTTAATCACAGCTTTCTTGGTGGGCATATTTGTGTCTTCCCATTTCAGTTTTACACTGCACATATGTCCTTTGTTATGATCTCTTCAAATGCCtttgagaagggaaaaaagacgggggagagagaaagggagtgaaagaagaaagagattgaCCACACAGCTCAGCTCATTATCAGATCACCAATCTGTGTGCTTTGTAAAATTCATAAAACAAGGTTGGGAAAGATGTTCTCTTGCAGTGACACGGGAGCGAGCTGTTCTTCATCAGTGGGTCCTCTTCACTCCCTTGTCCTCCTGATGTCCTGTAGCTATAAGTCCCTTGGATGATTCCCGAACTGATACTCAGGGAATTATTATGTTGCCAAAGAGTTATGACCGTTACAAAAGCTACTGCCAGCCCAGCTTGGGGACAGATGTGGAAGTGACATAACCAgatctgcattttttttaaggttaGAAATTGCTGTTTGCCTGATCACAATTTCTAACTTGCTGTTGGTCCTAACAAAAAAACGTGGAGATTTCTGGAACAGCCCAGGCTGCCGTCAGaaatcccctcctccccatcttggCCATGATGGCGAAGAATTCATCTCTTCCCTCTGACCTGTCCAGGGCTCCCCTTAATCTGAGTTTCATCCCCCAAGGTTCAAGGGTCCACAGATACCACTCCCAGGGGTCCGGAGTTCTGTGTGAGAATTGTATTAATTTTGCATGTTCATTTTGGTTATAATCTTTTGTAAAAGTGAAGGCATTACTGGACTATCAGGCCTACCGTTGATAACCTGGTCTCACTGTGTGCAATCCTGGCGCGTGTGTTCCCTGGTGGTCTTGGTGGCACCATGTAGCTCCTATTTTTAGTCTTGGGGTAATTCGAAAtggacagagacagaaaatatatatgATGAGTTTGTACCAAGTAAAAGTCAGGTGATGTTACAGGGTGCTGAGTTTTACAGAAACTGGAAATGAGAAACAGTAGGAAAACTGAGCCCTCAGGCGGCTCGTGCTGCAAAGAGCttgtcctggaggagacagcagGCCCCCACCGGTTTCAAGCAGGGCTTCAGTTCCAGTAAAACACCGTCGTCCGCCAGGTTAATATTGCTTATTtgaatatttacatttgttttggTCTTGTGGTTGTATACCTAGTTTTATATTTGTACAAATTTTAGTAACGTATTTTTATTAAGTTAAATCAACACtagtctgaaattattttagaataaaaacgaattaaaatattttgttaaaatagcGATGTCTCAGAATTGAGAGTATGCTTGTTCTCTTGACCTTTGCCCCAAAGCCCTCCTGAGGGAAATTGGGCATGCCTCATTACGGCAGGTGCGCCATTTGCCACCCAAACTGccatggagaaaaaggaaatggaagaaaaagaaacctcaaaTACCACATTTCAAAGCCCCACCgagttattttctgtctttgcaaTTGGACATAAAATGTCATGGTGGTATCGTTTCCATTTCTCATGGCTTTGCGGTCCTGAATGCGATATTAACTGACATGCTGCCTCCCTGGGGATTCAGATGGCTAGAAAATTGTCTCCAACTGAAAAGAGCTGGGGGGGAAAACAGGAGATTCCCTTGTTTCTCTGCTCATTTAGTAATTTATTCCCTTCAAAACTCTCCGATAGCGATTCGAATGGGTGAAATTGATGGGCCCTTTTCCTTCCTGGTCCTGGatagttttgttggttttttttgttgttgttgttaagtggCATGAATGTTCTCCTTAAGGTCATAATTACATCTGTTAAGAAGTTAGAAAATGCAAAAGTCAGAGTTTTCCTActcaaaataaatgttaactgaatTCCATGACAGAGCTAGCTTGCAACAAAATGAGCTGGTGAAATTTGTCTTTGACATTCCTGGCCttcttttatagatttttttttctttcataaaagaaTGCATATATATTAACTGCCTACTGTGTACCATCCTTTGTCCCGGTTCTGAACTGGACTCATCTTACCTTCTCAGTGCTAAACCATACCCGATTTGATTCAGTCAACTCCCCTGCCGTGGGCGGTCCCATCTCATTTTGCTAATAAGAGAACTGAGGCTTGGAAGCTAAAGGTCTTGCCCAAGATCAAGCCTGGGTCTTCTGATTTCAAATCTCATCCACGTTCTCCTCACTAGTGCTCTAATACCCTTGCCTTGTTCTTTCTATGTAAAAATAGTCTCATATGTAACGTTAACCTTCTcttacacatttatattttatatcagtTTGCTCAAAGTTGTTGACTGAAGGCTTGGCTGCCATATTCTTTCCTGGGCTGTATCTCTGCgtctctgctttctttccttaaaaGGACACTGCCATTGGATTTGGGCCCCCCTAATCCAGTAGGACCTCAGCTTAACTAACTGCATTTGCAAAAGTCCTATttgcaaataaggtcacattctgaggttccaggtggacatgaattttggggggatactATTCGGGCATCTATGAACAATTGGGAAGTTTCGTTAGTTACAGAGGGGCCTTCCTACTTTCATACCAAGTTTCCTTAAAGAGATTGTtaactgattcattcattcacgcaacaaatatttattgaacatctactatgtgacTGGCACTTCTGTAGGTACTGGAGATACAGCCGTAGGAAGACAAAGTACACACTGGTGGTACTTAGGTTCGACAGGGAGAACACTTATGCCTGTGTGGTAGGAAAGCAGGGCAGCCTTCCAAGAGAGCACAGGGTGGGAACTACGAGTCTTCATAATAGCTCCAGAACTTGCTCATCACCGCTTCCACCACATTCTACTAGTCAGATCAAGTCACAACTAGCTAGAGTCAAGCAAGGGCTGGAGAAATAGACTCGACTTCTTGATGGGAAGAATGACAGTGCAGGATTGCAAAGACGAAGGGACGTCAGGAGGGCACTAACGACTCCTTCGAGATTTTCGCCAGTTGTTCCTGAGGCTAATGTAGTGAGAGGATCTCCTTGCTGTTCACACATGGAATTCTCAAAGCATCAGCGCTCTGTCCTGGTTGCTTCCTTCCCTGGAATGTGGAAATTTCCAGTGGTGATCGCATCTAGTTCAGAGAATTGCTGGGAAGATGAGGGACCGTGTATCTAAATAACCTATGAAGGTGCTTTCCACACAGTACCTCCTCCTGCTGCCTTGCTTTGTCTCATACTGTCAGCTGGTCTCCgttaccatcatcaccatccatgtCGTCTTGGGGACCATGAGAGGAGGCAGACACAGAACTGTAATGCAGGGTGTAGTGACTTCTCTCTGGTTGCCACGAGGACATCTTTCAGGTCCCCAGTAAACGCATCGTAAGTATTCCCAATTGAGGCCCATCCCAGCTGCCCTGCACACATTTCAGGAGGAATTGTACAGATTGTGGTTCAGAGTTGGAAATGCAGGGCCAGCATCTTGGGTCACCCCAGGCCCTTGGCTCTACTGACTGGGCTGTCCAGGCGGTTGAGGGTTTCATTGATCCCTCTGCATTCTCAAGACTCAAGGCCACCCACAGCCTGGGCTGCAAACGGCAGTGGCTCTGGGGCTCTGAGTCCCTGTGAAGCAAATGGCCACCAGGCTTGAGGAAACCAAGCATGAAGTAGACTGTGGAGTTGTGCTATAAAGGATGCTCAATGCTGTGGGTGTTCAGAGGCGGGAACGATTCTTCCACGTATGTGACAGGAAGTGCGTTGGGCCTTGAAGAATTGTCAAATTTGTACCATGAAAAATGGAGAGGGAAGAGTCCCAGTGGGACAGGTTGGGCCCAAAGGGAAGAGAGCGAATCACTGGTTTCTCTGGAGCTCCCTTCAGTTCCACGGTGGGGCCGAGTGGGAATGAGGCTGGGAAAGTAGATTCGTGCTGGACTGTGAAGGACTTCAAAAGATGAGTTTGTGGTTGGAGACTCCATGCTCAGGGCAGGGAGGCAACCAGGACACTATGTCATCCACAGCCCCAGAGTGGCTGTTCCATAGCCCTGGCACCCCAGTTTCTCTATAACTTTAACTGCGATtaatattaatttcctttataCTTAAAAGAAGAGTCACACTGCACATTCAGGAGGGTAGATGGAGGTATGACATTAGCCCAACAACAATAGGGTGCCTCCACTCTATAAAAGTCTCTGAGACCCTGGGCGTTGGAGACCAAGATGGTGGCACACCAGGTCAGTTGGTCTTGTGTTTCCTCTCCGAGGTAGACTGTGAGAACCGGTTCACACTGGGAGTGAATGGTCTTTGGGGAGAAACTTTTGCTCCTAGAATTCAGAGGAGCACAGACATCTTACCTGTGTCCTCTATTGAGGCTGCCAGCTTGCCGTCCTGGTGCCTTCTAGACTGTGAGCCCTTTAGGAAAATGTTATACCCCGCACTGGTGCTGAGCAGAGTGCCCGGTACATTGTGAGGTCTGGACACATGTTTGAATGGATGGATCAAGGGATAAATATGGCGGAGGGGAAGAGTTCAGAGGTTGCAAATGATACAGTCCAGGCTCAACCAGCCTTATGCACCAAAGCAAATATGTTAACTAATGTAACAAAAGCCCAGGATTCAGGGGTCTGGTTTCAACAACGTATGGCCCCAGCTATTCAGATGATGTCACTGGGAACACGTCCCTCTGTCTGCTCATCTTTCCTCTGTGCCCTTCATTCCCAGTCTGGCTCCCCCTGCATAGTGGCCCTCCTCCCTGTGCCCAAGCTCCGGGCTGCCATTCTCACAGCTCAGCAGCCTGAGAGGAAAGGGAACTGAGAATGGAGAATGGGTTCCCAGAGGAAGCAAAAAGCAACAGATGTCCACAATGATAGGCTTATAGAAAGACTGGATCCCATTGCTTTAAAACAGATCCATCACTGCCAGCCCTCCATGCTGTCTTCCTGCTTCGTTCAAGAAGATGGGAGTCCTGGACATCAGGTAGAGTAGACAGTAGGCAGCTCTGGTTGCCAGGCAGATGTGAGTTAGAATACTGACTCTGTCTCTTACCCACTGTGTGATCTCAAGctagtgacttaacctctctgagcctcggttcccTCTTTCTCCCCAGGTAGACTGTAAACTCCATAAGGGCAGTTCCCTCCTTGTACTGTTTTATGACTTCCCCCGCAGTGCCTGCCAGCATGTGACCTGGCACAGTGGTGGGTACTTGATATTGTCAAATAAATCACCAATGGTTCAAGTTTGTtgtatggagaaaagaaaaaccgTATATATGAAGCTCTAGTAAAATGCCAGGCACGTCGAGGGTGATGGATAAGTGATAGAGTTGACCATTCCATTCCTCTACAAAGGCAGTCCTGGTGAACAAAGAACAGAAATCGTTGAGACGGCTGGTGGAGAATTAGAAATGGAGACAGGCCGTTGAGGTGGTCATTTAGCTACCCTGGCCATTCATGGTTGTGGATGCGGCCAAGTGGAAATATCCCACACAGGGACTGAGTTCTTATTCCTCTTGTGTCTCCTCTGCAGCTGGAGCTCTCGAGCACCGCCGTCCTGCACCAGACGCGGCGGGACCAGGTCACAGACACGTGCCGCGCCAACAGCGCCGTGAGCCGCAAGCGGCGGGTGCTGACCCCCAACGACCTGAAGCACCTGGTGGTGGACGAGGACCACGAGCTCATCTACTGCTACGTGCCCAAGGTGGCCTGCACCAACTGGAAGCGGCTCATGATGGTCCTGACGGGGCGGGGCAAGTACAGCGACCCCATGGAGATCCCGGCCAGCGAGGCGCACGTCTCGGCCAATCTCAAGACCCTGAACCAGTACAGCATCCCAGAGATCAACCACCGCTTGAAAAGCTACATGAAGTTCCTGTTTGTCCGGGAGCCCTTCGAGAGGCTGGTGTCCGCCTACCGCAACAAGTTCACCCAGAAGTACAACACCTCCTTCCACAAGCGCTACGGCACCAAGATCATCAAGCGCCAGCGCAAGAACGCCACCCAGGAGGCGCTGCGCAAGGGCGACGACGTCAAGTTCGAGGAGTTCGTGGCCTATCTCATCGACCCGCACACGCAGCGCGAGGAGCCCTTCAACGAACACTGGCAAACCGTCTACTCCCTCTGCCACCCGTGCCACATCCACTACGACCTCGTGGGCAAGTACGAGACGCTGGAGGAGGACTCCAATTACGTCCTGCAGCTGGCGGGCGTGGGCAGCTACCTGAAGTTCCCCACCTACGCCAAGTCTACGAGAACTACTGACGAAATGACCACAGAGTTCTTCCAGAACATCAGCTCGGAGCACCAAACGCAGCTGTACGAAGTGTACAAACTCGATTTTTTAATGTTCAATTACTCGGTGCCGAGCTACCTGAAATTGGAAtaaagggaggggtggggaggggggagtggggagagggagagagaatcatgctttttaatttaagatttttatttgtcGAAAAGAATTATATGGATATTGggttattttgtaaattaatatttctttgagGATGATGCTGCGAGCAGCATAGGGGGAATTATTTAAAATCCTGAGTCAGGAAGGACGGCTGTCTCTGCAGGGGAATAGACGTGAATACTGCAACACTGTCTCAAAGGTTTCCTTGTGTTCTGGTGAATTCCATGAATTGTGCATCCCACAAATTCTAATTAATGttatttatagttatttaaaCATGGTCTCTGTATAGATTTCAGCGAGATTCTCATGTCTTTGCAGGAGAAATCTGTGTCTTGTTCTGTGCTTGCGACAGCTCATTTGGGGGCATTGAATGTTCTCTTTACTAACCGCTCCTAGAGTCACCACATGATAACAGCCACGTGATGGCTATTGATGCCACCAGGCTTGAAATTCTctagaaataaatagaaagagcACCTTGGCAAGGGACGAATTCCAAACCCATTTCAATCAACTCAAAAGTCCCTTGCACtaaagaaatgtgatttttttttttaacccaagaaGAGAGCTGATTATAGCCTTTTGTTCCCCCCACAAGAATTAGTAGTCTGATAGAATAGGCTTTTCTACAGAAATTTTTAACTGGCAGTGCCAGTTGTGATGAAGATGAAGTGGCTATTGCTTTATatccaacacatatttattgagcaactactatgtgcTAGGCCTACTTCTAGGCCCTGCGGATAGAGCATTGAACAAAACCAATAGTCTCGGCCCTCAAGAAGCTTTACACCGACAGAGTATCCAGCTCGACAGTTAGCAAACCCCTGATATTCATGGACTTACCATGAGGTTTGGACTGTTATGAACCACCCCAGAAGGTCCGTGACCCCTCCAGATTTGCATGTTTCTGTGGCCCAAATTTGAAAACCGCATGCTTGGAGCATGCCACTTGGTCAGTAATCCAAGCTCATTGCCCAACCCAAGAGATGACAAAAATACTCCTATCCCGTGCCCACTCCAGTTCATTGGTCATGTCTGCCTTTAAGCGCCCCCACCCCGCAACAGGTTTGCCAGGCGCCTCGCAGAAGAGTGCTGTGGTTGATTAGCGTGTCTGCCTTGGGTGAGGGAAGGGGAACTTGGCCTCGTTTTCCCAGTGCCTCCTCCTGTCACCTCCAGCGCAGCATCCACGTCTCCGTGTGGAAGTGTTGTTTTTACTCCTTGCCACGTCCCAGAGTGAGATGCTGGGGCAGAACGCCTGCATTCGGGGATTTGCAACCGTCTGGCCTTTCTACCCCTCGCGAAGGTCAGAGGCGGACTCTCAGTACACAAATGCTCATGCAGATCCCTCCCCAGTCCTCCAGAGGCCGAGAGACCATCGGCATCTTTGCAGCCACCACGCATGAGCAGCAAGGACAGTCTTCCGTGGTCCTAGTCTGTGCCCCTTTCCCCCGGGAGGCTAGAAACGTTCCATTTCCTGTTCCTTGCTAATTACTATCTGCGCATGCTCCTCATGTCCAGCCATTTCCGATGCCTCGGGCAAAGTTCGAGCCATATCCCTCTTACAGCTAGTGAATGAATTGGTAGCAGATActgtatataataataatagttctaATAatagggggtggggtggggtgtgggtaagtttttctttttgttttgtttttcatgcaATATATAGCAAAAGGGGTGAGAAGAATATTCTCAACAAAcgaaaaaatgaataatttattcaCAGAAACTATTAAAATTGTATTGTAAAAGTCCCAGCCAGCTGAGTGGGCAGCAGCTGCCACATCACACCGAGGAAATGCTTTTATTGAATGTGAGTGAGGTGTGCACTGGAGAGGGTGGTTTCAGCCACTTCTAAAATGTTGTGTCACTTCTTCCAAGCCCTGTCCCCTTTGTGAAGGGCGCGGCGACTGTACCTTTGATGGATAGAGATTTAGGCAATGTGTTTTACCAAG contains the following coding sequences:
- the CHST11 gene encoding carbohydrate sulfotransferase 11 isoform X1 produces the protein MKPALLEVMRMNRICRMVLATCLGSFILVIFYFQIMRRNPFGVDICCRKGSRSPLQELYNPTQLELSSTAVLHQTRRDQVTDTCRANSAVSRKRRVLTPNDLKHLVVDEDHELIYCYVPKVACTNWKRLMMVLTGRGKYSDPMEIPASEAHVSANLKTLNQYSIPEINHRLKSYMKFLFVREPFERLVSAYRNKFTQKYNTSFHKRYGTKIIKRQRKNATQEALRKGDDVKFEEFVAYLIDPHTQREEPFNEHWQTVYSLCHPCHIHYDLVGKYETLEEDSNYVLQLAGVGSYLKFPTYAKSTRTTDEMTTEFFQNISSEHQTQLYEVYKLDFLMFNYSVPSYLKLE
- the CHST11 gene encoding carbohydrate sulfotransferase 11 isoform X2, yielding MKPALLEVMRMNRICRMVLATCLGSFILVIFYFQSMLHPVMRRNPFGVDICCRKGSRSPLQELYNPTQLELSSTAVLHQTRRDQVTDTCRANSAVSRKRRVLTPNDLKHLVVDEDHELIYCYVPKVACTNWKRLMMVLTGRGKYSDPMEIPASEAHVSANLKTLNQYSIPEINHRLKSYMKFLFVREPFERLVSAYRNKFTQKYNTSFHKRYGTKIIKRQRKNATQEALRKGDDVKFEEFVAYLIDPHTQREEPFNEHWQTVYSLCHPCHIHYDLVGKYETLEEDSNYVLQLAGVGSYLKFPTYAKSTRTTDEMTTEFFQNISSEHQTQLYEVYKLDFLMFNYSVPSYLKLE